From Onychostoma macrolepis isolate SWU-2019 chromosome 05, ASM1243209v1, whole genome shotgun sequence, one genomic window encodes:
- the LOC131541191 gene encoding aerolysin-like protein yields MSYPTTVEITGGRGGSSFSFTGENNGASLEKIGVWVGEWQVKAVKVWLSDGRSETFGNPDGPYQEYAFKLNECFTSLSLWGNGAGTRLGAIKFKTNLDGEFFAKMTSWGLKREYPIDVSSGFCLGVEGRAASDIDCMGFMFLSAVQSTVLTNVNYPTIKELIPQVTVEEIKAVTFTNDTSDKQQQSVETSKKVTKKSSWSVCNRFTATFSMEVKAGIPGVIEASTGFSFSVGQEGTYSHEQTDETTETLSTTVDVPPNKVMNVKVTIGSATFDLPYTGTVKITCENGGVLQYETKGQYKGITYTDIKVNTEESDL; encoded by the coding sequence ATGTCCTACCCAACAACTGTGGAAATCACTGGTGGTAGAGGAGgttcttcattttcatttactggTGAGAATAACGGTGCCAGTTTAGAGAAGATTGGCGTGTGGGTGGGTGAATGGCAGGTGAAGGCTGTCAAGGTTTGGCTTTCAGATGGCAGAAGTGAAACCTTTGGCAATCCAGATGGACCGTATCAAGAGTACGCGTTCAAACTTAATGAGTGTTTCACCTCACTGTCCCTCTGGGGGAACGGAGCAGGAACACGTCTTGGAGCCATCAAATTCAAGACCAACCTGGATGGAGAATTTTTTGCAAAGATGACGAGCTGGGGCTTAAAAAGAGAATATCCCATTGATGTCAGCTCTGGATTTTGTCTGGGAGTTGAAGGAAGAGCTGCTTCAGATATTGACTGCATGGGATTTATGTTTCTCAGTGCCGTTCAATCAACCGTTCTCACAAATGTCAACTATCCCACAATAAAAGAACTGATACCACAAGTGACCGTAGAAGAGATCAAAGCCGTCACTTTCACAAACGACACCTCTGACAAACAACAGCAAAGCGTTGAAACTTCAAAGAAAGTGACCAAAAAGTCTTCATGGTCAGTGTGTAACCGCTTTACCGCAACATTTAGTATGGAAGTGAAGGCAGGGATTCCTGGGGTTATAGAAGCTTCTACAGGATTCAGTTTCAGCGTTGGACAAGAAGGCACTTACAGTCATGAGCAGACGGATGAGACCACCGAAACCCTGTCGACCACTGTTGATGTGCCACCTAATAAGGTGATGAATGTTAAAGTCACCATCGGAAGCGCCACGTTTGACCTGCCTTACACTGGCACGGTGAAGATCACTTGCGAGAACGGCGGTGTGTTGCAGTACGAAACCAAGGGCCAATACAAAGGCATCACTTACACTGATATCAAAGTGAATACTGAAGAATCTGATCTGTAA
- the LOC131541193 gene encoding aerolysin-like protein, producing the protein MSYPTTVEIIGGAGGSSFSFTGMNNGASLEKIGVWVGGWQVTAVKVWLSDGRSATFGDPDGPYEEYAFKLNECFTSLSLWGNGAGTRLGAIKFKTNLDGEFFAKMTSWGLKTEYPIDVCSGFCLGVEGRAASGIDCMGFMFLSAVQSTVLTNVNYPTIKELIPQVTVEEIKAVTFRNDTSATQQQKVETSKKVTQKSSWSVCNRFTATLSIEVKAGIPGVTEASTGFSFSVGHESTYGHELTDETTETLSTTVDVPPKKEVTVKITIGSATFDLPYTGTGKITCKNGSVLQYETKGQYKGITYTDIKVNTEESDL; encoded by the coding sequence ATGTCCTACCCAACAACTGTGGAAATCATTGGTGGTGCTGGAGGTTCTTCCTTTTCATTTACTGGTATGAATAACGGTGCCAGCTTAGAGAAGATTGGCGTGTGGGTGGGTGGATGGCAGGTGACGGCTGTCAAGGTTTGGCTTTCAGATGGCAGAAGTGCAACCTTTGGCGATCCAGATGGACCGTATGAAGAGTACGCATTCAAACTTAATGAGTGTTTCACCTCACTGTCCCTCTGGGGGAACGGAGCAGGAACGCGTCTTGGAGCCATCAAATTCAAGACCAACCTGGATGGAGAATTTTTTGCAAAGATGACGAGCTGGGGCTTAAAAACAGAATATCCCATTGATGTCTGTTCTGGATTTTGTCTGGGAGTTGAAGGAAGAGCTGCTTCAGGTATTGACTGCATGGGATTTATGTTTCTCAGTGCCGTTCAATCAACCGTTCTCACAAATGTCAACTATCCCACAATAAAAGAACTGATACCACAAGTGACCGTAGAAGAGATCAAAGCCGTCACTTTCAGAAACGACACCTCTGCCACACAACAGCAAAAAGTTGAAACTTCAAAGAAAGTGACCCAAAAGTCTTCATGGTCAGTGTGTAACCGCTTTACTGCAACACTTAGTATCGAAGTGAAGGCAGGGATTCCAGGGGTTACAGAAGCTTCTACAGGATTCAGTTTCAGCGTTGGACATGAAAGCACTTACGGTCATGAGCTGACGGATGAGACCACCGAAACCCTGTCGACCACTGTTGATGTGCCACCTAAAAAGGAGGTGACTGTTAAAATCACCATCGGAAGCGCCACGTTTGACCTGCCTTACACTGGCACAGGGAAGATCACTTGCAAGAACGGCAGTGTGTTGCAGTACGAAACCAAGGGCCAATACAAAGGCATCACTTACACTGATATCAAAGTGAATACTGAAGAATCTGATCTGTAA